TATTGAGACAGCAATGTGTCTTTTTGGCAAATTCAGTGAATTACATACCTgataatgatttttaaaaatcacataaattCTATAAAAATCCAAAATTGCCATAAAGCAGTCCTGCTCATGATTTGCATCATTTTTTGTTCTATGGCTTAATGCAACTAGAGATATTAAAGGGACTGTTACCACTGTATAAATTGTAAGGTAAAATCACTGATGGTGGACACAATATATATCCCAACCCGCCCAACTCCATAgtagctttgttttttaaatcttgagGCCTCTATGAACTTTGCTAAGTCCATTAGTAATGCATTGGTACACTTACAACTTTGATGCAAATAAAGATAAGGCCAGCATTTTTACACAACATATTTTTGGCAGGATATATCTTTATATCATCACACTCAATTAATTACTTCTTGAAACTGAGATACTGTAAATAATGTCCTGTTCCTGAAAGCCCAACCCGTATATATGTACACAACAGACATTCATGCTTCCATAGGAAAGATAAGTAGCAACATAGCCCTGTAGTTCAAGCATCTGCTGTAGGGACATTATTTTAGGTGTTTTACCTCAGAACTTCTAGTCAACACTTTCTGAATCAAGTTAAACAATATTTGCCCTTCATTCTCTGTTAGTAGAGTTTAAAGGGTTGACTTTGTGTAGATTAGTTAGCTTTTTGTCTTTGCGTCCTTGTTCCTGTTAATGATCCAGCTCTCCATCTGtttatttcaaacaaactgctgtcgctgctgtcagaaatgaaaaacacagagttagttggttttttttttcccccgaaGAGACCGATTGTACCATCAGGtttttaaaacagcaaaagtGGAAGCTTGTCTAAAGTCAGTGCAGGTTGAATAACACATTGTGGGTATCAGTCAGTGATTAAGTAGGAACACCTATATATTTTAGGACGCTTCAAGGAGCATGTGGTTAAAACTTGATTTATCCCTATTTTTGATACATGGTGCATGATCTCAGGGTAATGCACTTAAATCATGTAGAAAAACTTACTGAAATGTTCGACTACAGCCTATTCAAACTGGCAAGTTGATGTAAGACGTCTACCGTTTGAGAGAAGATTTACATAGTTGTCATCTTTGTTTGTCTTCGTGTCTTCTTCTTAGCACATCCAATTAGATCcagctggaaacattttggCTCAAGGAAACAGGATTTCACCACTTCAaccaaaataaatgtcagtataTGACATTTATCAAGGAAGACTGAAATCCACTGAAGCAGTTGATCCCACTCTGGGTGTTGGGATCCTTCCAAAGGGTCAACAAATAAATTTCAGTGGTTACAAGTTGATTAATgggacaggagaggagaaaaaattCAAAGTTCTGCTGCACAATTTATTTCGTGTGGGTTAGTTTTGTCTCTTCTGGCCTCTTAGAATTATTCATATGAAacgacaaacatacatacatacagctcTCACAAGTagacattgtttcattttaacacTAGACTTACACAACATTTGTTTTAGACAGGTACAATCTCAAGGTCACAATTCCAAATGTAGTGTCCCGAGCACTCTTCAGGCTCCAGGGGTTcggacctctgacctctctttAGGAGCAGGTGAAAAGTGAATTTCTCTGCAGGGATTTTTTGTACACAGTGTCATCGCTCACctggactgttttttttgttcctcaGGTGTTCAGGGAGGATAGTATCATCTCCGGATATCGTCACCCGCGGAGCTCCGCGCTAGACTGCGTCCTCAGCAGCTTCCAGATGAACAACGAGACCATCAACATCTGGACACACTTCCTGCCAACATGGTGTGTGCATCATCATGGAAATTATTGAAATTTTCCACATGTTCGGTTAATGTGTCTACTTTTGTTTGGTGCACTTTCACAATGTGTTACCATTGCTTCGTTGCACCAAAACATCTAATATGAGGCAACGACCACGAGATCAACATTTATTCAGCTTTCGTTCAGCTGAGTTCcaatataattttttaattaaattagtagtttaaaaaatgcaaaattacgTACAAAAGTTTAGGGCTGCATCATCGATTTAAtcttcagattattttttcttttattcaattaatcattttgtctataaaaaggTGACATGTTTaactgtcttgttttatctgatcatcCGTCCAAAatctcaaagatattcagttaactatGATGTATGATACAGAGAAGAAGCTGCAATTAGCaaatttttatcatttctgctgattaattttctgttgatcgactaagtgattaatcaactaatcattgcagctctacaaacattacatacacatacataggAGACGTTCAACCACTGTTTGAATGATTTTTAACAAAGCACAGGTTATGACTGAGACCAGAGTTAATCTATCTGTAATCAACAccaagaccaaaacaaacagcaaaatgaaCATACACATGATCTTTCCAGCTGTAAAAACAGGATAGAGTTTCAAAGGATCACTGGATGTCGGAGGAACTTTGTTTAGTATCTAAGATGTAATGCCATAAATCCTTTGTAGAGCTGCGGAGAAAATACACAAGAggatgaaacatatttttaagatttttagaTAAAAGAGTTGAGGCAGGATCCAGTAAGATAAGCCTGaattaaaacagacacaagACGAGCCCAGGATGTCAGAAAAGTCCAAGTACAACATCTTTTGGAGACCAATGGACAGTAGAAGTCAGAGAGAAGCGGGTTAAATTCTGAACAGAGTTGatattttaaatgcaataaGTTACTCTGGAATAAGAGACcgagctgtttgtttgttccaggTACTTCCTGTGGCATTTAGGCGTTCTCTGCTCCAATATGAACTTCCTGACCGACAGCTACACCTGGCCCCTGCTGGTGTACATGCTGCTCATCTGTATTTACCCCTTCACCTCCAGCTGTGCACATACCTTCAGCACCATGTCCCCAGAGTCCCGCCACATCTGCTACTTCTTTGACTACGGAGCGCTTAGCCTCTACAGCCTGGGTAAGACTTCAGACACGGTGGTAGAATCCTAAATATATGAGGTTCGGTGCAGAAACTTTTGTTTCCCTGCTGGGAACAGGAACATCTTGAAGCTACAGAGGTGAATGAGGGAGTGTCTTGGCTCCCTCAAccgtaaaaataataataataaacttactaaagttacaaagtgctttacatggttAAACCAGGAAACATTTCAGGACTACaatgagacaaataaaaacaaaacaattaaaacaaaataaaatggaataCAATACAACTGTTGTGGACTGTGCAAGGCACATAATACAACAAAAGCTTCATGTTACTTGGTGCATATTTTAATTCAgcagtatatatattatactgcTGCTACAATattagaattttaaaatgatatttttcagGTGATATACTCTGCAGTTTAATCATTtcctatttttttattgttacttTTGAGTGAGTTGGAGCATGATAAGCAGCTAATTTGAATTTTCTCcccatttttcttttcacattgtaatcccaGGAGATTTTTTACTGTCGTGGTCAGCTTCTGCTTGTAGCAAGAGCGTGGAACATGTGTTTAATGCAGTCTCTTTACTGCGGTGTAAAGGAggggatgttttcttttttgttatgttttgtgaCATTAAAACACCACATAATTATGGATTTTAcccaaatgttaaaaaagagaaaagggttTATCAATGAAAGTCTTGTCCCTCATTGGTCAGACTACGAAGGTGGGAAAATAAACATCAAGATCAGCCGTCCTTACTGTTTGTGGGTAGATTGTTGCAAATCAGAGTCAGATTACCTTTTTTCTACAAATGAAGGGTTTAAATCCAAATGCTTAGAGACCTCAGTCAgtcttctgtgtttattttgttccaCACCTAACAGTGAGTTTGTGGTACTCAGTTTGCCGAACGATGTAAACTAAAGAaacaatgatttaaaataacCTCCATATATAGAATTACCACACTGCACCAACCACTGTATGATGTGGAGAGTGTTGTTGTTCTCAGTCAGCGGACCCCACGTAGGTCCTGTTTACTGCTGCGTCTTGTTTAACCTGACAAGTGAAAAGCTCCAAACACATCTGGATTTCataatgtttgttaaatcacaaGATGTCTGTATAGTAAAACATCTCAAGAATGGAAGTTTTTATCACAATAAAAGCACCTTACATCATAGGATAATTAACACATGTAAGAGAGGAGCCTTAAAACACTTGTAAACCATAGTGAAGTGGTGCTGGTAGTACATCAAATGTGGTCATACAGTTGAAACTTTGAATCCATGTTTTACATGAAACACTACTGACATGTTGACCAGCAAATCCAGtgtcttatttacattttcatcactACTATGTTTACTTTGTAGTAATGATCAATTTCCAAGAATGCTGAGGCTGTGATGAGAACCCAAGAGacaaaatctttgtttttcttccccttATACTATGTTGTTTGCCTAGCAAATGACATAGCAGAACATTCAAAGCATTGTTGCATCTATTTGCCTTTTTATCACAGCTGTGAGTGTGAGCTGGATGTGATCAGGGCATGTCTGATTTCCATATCTCAAACCACATGTAATAACATCTCTCTTGTTCTGCCTCTCTCCTGAGAAATTAGTTGTTTCATGACTTATCTGCACCCCAGACACTGTTTGTTTGGCCTCACAACCATTTTTCCAGTGAATAATATTTCTCTTCTACTGTGAACCAGCCTTTTTCAGAGGAATTTCAACAAAGAccgaacaaaaaaaaaactgtcttgtAAGAATTCAGGACTTGTTGCACAAGTGGTCCTTTGAAAGTTTGTTCTCTCGCAGCATCTGCTGTCACTGTCTGCCTATTTGCAGGCTTGTTCATACATGTACGACATATTCTATCTTTCCACagatgtgtgtgcattttaGATGAAAATTATGGGACAAATTTTTGCAGTGAAAGGCTAAGCTTTGATGGTTTCTTTttgagacatacagtacaggagATGCTCTTTTAAGAAAAAGATAACATCTACACTGTTCTTTTGATGGCAAGTCCTCAAATTGTTCCAGTGCACTGTATGTACCATACATACTGCATGTAAACgttgttttacattatttaaatttgacttgacttgatttttaatgttgttgatTGCTTTAGTCTATTTTAAAAGAGCTTTCAGGTGAGCAGCTCCATCTGCTTCgaataaaaaagatgttttaaacaATAATGCATGGGGATTGAAAAGTAACAATGTATAGAACTACAATTTTTCTCCTACTTTGGCGACACCTAGTGGTAAAATCAGAGAAGACAGACTGCACCATGTTTCATGTCACTACCATCAGAATAATTTTAAAGATTCTATAATAACAAAAACTCTATACAACATGGCTTTAAATACTGAAATTGGCAAGTGCAGTCATTTTAATGCATAACTTAATGTAAGAAAATCAGTCAGTTTGTATGTGCTTTGATACTTTCTCTTATTCCTTCAGTCATtgtttgctctgtgttgctttttgtaacatatttagatttttagatGTCAAGACGATACTCTAgttaaatgaaacaaataaaacaaaatctaaataacaccaaacaaataaaattttgaATGGATTTAAACAGCTATTAGTTACCTCTCAAGTCAAACCACtaacctttttttaatgttctgtttgtgttcaggaTGTGCTATAAGCTATGGATACTACGTCATGCCCGACTGCTGGGTGAACACTTGGCTCCATCGTCATTTTGTCCCCATTGCCATCGGAAACACATTGTTCTGTACCAGCCTGTCCTGCTATTCCAGGTAAGAGGCTGCTCCCTCAACCCCTCTGCCATGGGGCTGGCATAGAAAttgcattttggacttgttgaCTTCTTAGTTAAAGTCAAGTTAAAATCAAGTAAATCGTTTTGAGTATAAATAAATTTTCTTTGGAACATAAAGTCTATTGCAGGTACAAAAGTTTTACCTTTTTCAGATGTCAGGATAAGTATGTTTTGCTTGAAATGAGGATAAGCTTGCTgcaacaatatttcatttatataaatttgaCTGTGCCAGGAACATACATACAGGTTTTAGTACTAACCAGAGAGTTGTGTTCTCGCCAGGACGGTAAAacctctgaaacagcatttacGCATATTGTCATGTGACTCTTAAACTCTGCATTGAAACCGAGACAAAAGAAATTCTTTTAGGCTCAGCAGCTCTTAAAGACACGGTGACCTACTGTAACTATTCAGCGGAAAGAGAGAAACTGGAGTTTGTTACTGACTTTAAATGAAGGCAATATTGACTGATATGCCGCCAAATCGATTTATCAGTCTGACTACAGTTGGTGCACTTGAAAGTATCtaatttatactttttataaCATCCTTACAGTAGATATATCTGTGAAAAAATATTGTGTTGCCcttaaaacaatatatatttgAAGGTAAATCAATTATGTATACAAGTAGTGTTGCTCAATACTGTGATCTACTCTTGTTTTGTGATGGTGAGGAGTCAGTGGACGTATGTATTTCTTTTGTATCAGGATAAATGCTGGTTTTGCTAATGTGCAGTTCTGCCAATATTCACTGAAATGTCCAACACCAAGGTCAAAGACTAATATGATTAAAGGGTCTTAAGTGATTACATAATATCCACTGCAGGTTGCACTGAGACAGAGAAACTGGAGAGgtttgagaagaaaaagaaaagttagtgaacactgctctctgtctccacAGGTTTCTGGAGGTACAGTTCCCACAGAGAAGTAAAGCTCTACGGACGGGAGCGTTTGTCCTCCCGTTTATATTTGACACTGTCCCTCTGTTTTACAGGGTGAGTGCCTGTTTAGTACATTATTTGTGCTTCAGGTTTGCTAATATCCATATATTAAAACAGCATGCATATATACTCTCCACAATGAACTGTTTTGCAAAATccacaaaatatgttttatgtgtttatgtaagaGCTCGGGAGCTGATTAGTGCAAGGCTTTAATACTTTGAGCTTTGAGACTTTGGCTCCCTAACCCAGAAGCTGATTTCCTCTTTTGATCTGATAAAAATGTATTGCTGCCATTAATTAATTCCTCTAATTACTGTGATGATTAGTTTGTGCAATACTCAagtcatttgtctgtttttttccccccctgaaCTAGGTCAGCAATTACAACAATGATGTTAACAATGTTGTAGAAATCAATGCTGATACGTCTCATATCTtaaatttgtgacattttgtatCTTCTCTGTTACTTTTAAGGGCTTCAAGATAAATCTGTTggtctgtcttgtttttttttttttttttttttttttttttgtgtagatCCTTCTGTGCTGTGGGGGAAACTGCAGCCCAAGTGAGGCATTGTCTAGTCACTGTTACCACCTCCTCTTCGCCTTCCTcacctgtttcctgtttacCGCCCACCTCCCGGAGAGGTTGGCCCCAGGGCGCTTCGACTACTTCGGTACGTCCTCCACGGTTGTCGTTATACTTTAAGTTGTAACTGGCTTGTTTGGCTCTGTGCAGCATACACTGATTACTGCTTCAAATCTTAATGCTATcaaggaaaataaacacattgtgACTATGAATGTCACACTTTCCTCTCACTGAGGAAACGATAATGGAGATACATGAAAGAAAGATACTTCATACCCAAGTTGAACTATCTTTCTTACGTTGGGCAGCTCCCAGATGTGATCGATTGTAACTTTAGAAATAAgaagttttaaaaagtgaacaCATGTACAGCTTTTTAGCAATTAAAGTTGCAAGGTTTTACCCAGATCCAAGTCTGTAACTTTTATATTTAGAGTCTTTTGTTGTCGCCAGTTCTTCATTGTTTTCCTCGCTGGAACTATTGGAACATAACAATGCCTCTGGAACAAACAGGCTTTTATTTCACTATCTCTACAAAATGAAATGACGTGTAAACTTGTGTAAACTTTTCTGCCTGTTTCTTTGCTCAATGGATTGCTTTGTTTACTCTGTAGACAATTAACAAGCCCTGTGTGAAACCTCACCGCCACAGGTTCACCTCACACACTTCTAAATTCAGAGGAAGAGCTGCTGTTTGATAATTGTGCgaaagatgaggaaaaaaagagatggtTTGCCAATGACCTTAAAAACTGTTTTAGTCGTGTCAATAGACAGCCAACGCAGTTCCTCTTAAAGGTTTTGAAGAATGCTGCTGTCTCCAGATTTAATTTTTCTCCCACAGATCTgtctcatacacaaacacaagtatTCACTGTTTGATTGTTCTTGTGGCTTTTTGAGAAGAATCAATGTCTGTCTATGTTTGTGGTCTTCAATGATAAGTTAAAAAACAAGTCGTGTGGCTGTGTATAGGAGTATGTGTGTGATATGTGCTTaattgtgaattaaaaaaaaaacagaaacaagtcaCATTCAAATTTACGAACAAAACCTTACATTaacaaataaagtaattatgaattaaatgtattttaaatgatctTTCACATTATTAAATGGATTAACCAgtgaattatattttaatgctgTTCGTGTTCTGGCTACTCTTTGTTCCTGCTGTTCCCTTATTAAAGCTCTAATAATTTGTCATACTTTATCAGCTTATCATGCATTTTGCAAGTAAAACATCATTGTGTAAATTTACAAATAGCCCCAGTCATCAGATAAATATCCTGGagtaaagtacaatatttgaaATGAGCAAATAATAGTCCAAGGTGTCTTAAAATTGcctgttttgtccgaccaacaaatagttacatttgagaagcaggaactAGAGAGTATCCGGCTATGTTGCAGAATTAATCTCTctaacaattaatcaataatcaaaattgttgccacttgattttctgtctgtgaacctattgattaatcaagtaatcatttcagctctagaaAACACTGCTCTCTAGTTTTGTGCgtaacaatcaaaaaatagaaggtaagagaaaaaagacaatatacaaagggagaaaaatacaactaccacaaaagacaggtggtataaatatataaataaaattttacaatAAAGAATAAGTAGAAATATATTCTATGTGAAGAGAGCTgttgagttttaaaaataatgtacaGGATATTGATTGGGAATGTACAAATGTTCACAGTATAAATAGTATATATGTAATAATACAAAGAATACAAATAGTTTCATTAATGTAACGTGCCATGTTGGATGTGATGAGTTCACAGATGTGCAATATGAGATTATAGATTTCACATTAATATAACGTGTAGTGTCTATGAGTGGGGTAGAGTCTGTGTCAGTGGGGGTCCCAGGCCTTGTTGATGAGGCCGGCTGCAGTtgggaagaaactgttcttgtggCATGAGGATTTGGTCAAGATAGACTGCGGCTTCTTGTCGGAGGGGAGTGTTTGAAAAAGTTTATGTCTGGGGTGAGAGGCTGTGGCCATCATCTTTCCCAAGCGTGCAGATCTGGAGGGACAGCAGGTTGTAGCCAATCACCCTCTCAGCAGAGCGAATGATACGCTGCAGTCTGCCCTTGTCCTTGGCAGTGTCACCAAATGGTGATGGTGGAGGTGAAGATGGACTCAGTGATCATGGTGTAGAAGTGCACCATCATTGACTTTGGTGGGGTAAATTTCTTCAGTTGCTGCAGGAAGTACTTCTCTGCTGAGCCTTTTTTGGTGAAGGAGCTGATGTTCAGCTAACACTTGAGGTCCTGGGTGATAATGGTGCCCAGGAAGTAGAAGGACTCCACCCACCCCCATCACACAGGGTGAAGGGGGTGGGTGGGGCTGGGTTCTTTCTGAAGTCCACAACCATCTCCACTGACTTTAGAGCATTGAGCTCCAACTTGTTTGGCGGCACCAGGACACCAGATCTCAGTCAATCTCCCACCTGTAGGCGGACACATCCCCACCAGAGATGAGCCTAATGAGGGTGGTGTTGTCTGCAAACTTCAGGAGCTTGACAGACTGATGATTGGAAGTACAGATACAGGGAGAAGAGCAGAGGGGAAAGGACAAACTCTTGAGGGGAACCAGTGCTGATGGTCCAGGAGTCAGAGACGTGTTTCCCCAGCTTCACGTGCTGCTTCCTATCAGACAGGAAATCAGTGATCCACCTGCAGGTGGAGTCAGGCATATACAGCTGGGAGAGCCTGTTCTGCAGAAGAGCTGGGATGATGGTGTTGAAGGTGGAGCTGAAATCCACAAACAGGATGCTCGTGTACATTCCTGCAGAGTCTAGGTGCTGGAGGATGAAGTGGAGGGCAAAGTTTACTGCATCGTCCACAGACCTGTTGGCTCTGTAAGCGAACTGCAGGGGGTCCAGGAGTGGGTCTGTGATGGTTTTAAAGTGGGACAGTAGGTGCTCAAAAGACTTCATTACCTCAGAGGTCAGGGCAATGGGTCTATAGTCATTGAGTCTTGTGGTCTTTGTTTTTTAGGAGACAGGGATGATGGTGGAGGTCTTGAAGCAGGCTGGTATGTGGCACGTCTCCAGTGAGGTGTGAAAATGTCTGTGAACACCAGAGACAGCTGATCGGCACAGTGCTTcagggtggagagagagacagagtctgGTCCAGCTGCTTTGCAGGGGTTCTGTCTCTTGTTAACATCCCGCTCTAGGATGGGACGTTGTGGTAGGAGAGGAGGGGGCCTGTCGGGACTGTCCCATTGTCTGTCAAATTGACAGTAGAACTCATTTAGGTCGTTGGCCAGGCGCAAGTCATTAGTGGAGTGGGGGGCTTTCAGTTTATAGTTGGTGATCTGTCTGAGGCCCTCCCAGACAGAGGCCGAGTTGTTTTCTGAGAAATGCTGTTGAAGTTTCTCAGAGTACAGTCAGTGCTAAACCTGTATTTAGACTCTTTAAACCGGTCCTTGACCCCGCTAAATACTTCCTCCTTTTCCAACCTTAGCTGTCTGAGTTTAGCTGTAAACCagggtttgttgttgttgttgtatctaACCCTGGTGCGTGATGGTACACAGCTGTCCTCACAGAAGCTGATGTGTGACGTAACAGCATCTGTGTACTCATCCAGACTGTTGGTAGCAGTCCTGAAAACATCCCAGTCAGTACATGTGCAAAAATCCTCCGTAGCTTCACTGGTCCACTTCTTACATGTCCTCACACTTTTGAGAGTTTCTGCTCGTATGCAGGAATCAGGTGGTCTATGACGTGGTCGGAGTTTCCTAGTGCAGCAAAGGGGACAGTGTGATAAGCACTGTTGATTGTAGTACAACAGAGTGATCTAAACGTCTTCCTCTCTGGTCAGGCATTTAATCAGCTGACGGTATTTAGAACAATAATGAAAGAGTCCGGGTTTGTCCACTCTTCACACATGAGGGCTTCATGCTTGAGGGCCTGCAGTAGAATGTAAACACCGACCAGAATGAATGAAGTGAACTCAAGGGGGGAGTAGAAGGGTTTACaattgacttaaaaaaaaaaaaagtttccagaACAGGAGAACAGCGCTGCAGAAACACTGTCACATCTTTAGACCAGCCACTGTtagtataaaaacaaatatgtggT
This sequence is a window from Thunnus thynnus chromosome 10, fThuThy2.1, whole genome shotgun sequence. Protein-coding genes within it:
- the paqr6 gene encoding membrane progestin receptor delta isoform X1: MSMQGSVLAVGKCLACLEFMLFPVWRGIGASGGVGGGWSEGWGRCLRWESAGPGEGARIPVFDYPVWLVLCRGGRARLREVCQRGRGAIRLPTDMLSIKLPQLFDIHQVPKVFREDSIISGYRHPRSSALDCVLSSFQMNNETINIWTHFLPTWYFLWHLGVLCSNMNFLTDSYTWPLLVYMLLICIYPFTSSCAHTFSTMSPESRHICYFFDYGALSLYSLGCAISYGYYVMPDCWVNTWLHRHFVPIAIGNTLFCTSLSCYSRFLEVQFPQRSKALRTGAFVLPFIFDTVPLFYRILLCCGGNCSPSEALSSHCYHLLFAFLTCFLFTAHLPERLAPGRFDYFGHSHQLFHVSAVVGTHFQMEGVLADMVSRRAWLVDHGAMPSLLGTIGALVVSLVLNLGIIGIFSAPLLWKSCHSSNQPHTLPCERKEQ
- the paqr6 gene encoding membrane progestin receptor delta isoform X3, whose translation is MLSIKLPQLFDIHQVPKVFREDSIISGYRHPRSSALDCVLSSFQMNNETINIWTHFLPTWYFLWHLGVLCSNMNFLTDSYTWPLLVYMLLICIYPFTSSCAHTFSTMSPESRHICYFFDYGALSLYSLGCAISYGYYVMPDCWVNTWLHRHFVPIAIGNTLFCTSLSCYSRFLEVQFPQRSKALRTGAFVLPFIFDTVPLFYRILLCCGGNCSPSEALSSHCYHLLFAFLTCFLFTAHLPERLAPGRFDYFGHSHQLFHVSAVVGTHFQMEGVLADMVSRRAWLVDHGAMPSLLGTIGALVVSLVLNLGIIGIFSAPLLWKSCHSSNQPHTLPCERKEQ
- the paqr6 gene encoding membrane progestin receptor delta isoform X2, yielding MPESRVFPVWRGIGASGGVGGGWSEGWGRCLRWESAGPGEGARIPVFDYPVWLVLCRGGRARLREVCQRGRGAIRLPTDMLSIKLPQLFDIHQVPKVFREDSIISGYRHPRSSALDCVLSSFQMNNETINIWTHFLPTWYFLWHLGVLCSNMNFLTDSYTWPLLVYMLLICIYPFTSSCAHTFSTMSPESRHICYFFDYGALSLYSLGCAISYGYYVMPDCWVNTWLHRHFVPIAIGNTLFCTSLSCYSRFLEVQFPQRSKALRTGAFVLPFIFDTVPLFYRILLCCGGNCSPSEALSSHCYHLLFAFLTCFLFTAHLPERLAPGRFDYFGHSHQLFHVSAVVGTHFQMEGVLADMVSRRAWLVDHGAMPSLLGTIGALVVSLVLNLGIIGIFSAPLLWKSCHSSNQPHTLPCERKEQ